Genomic DNA from Epinephelus moara isolate mb chromosome 24, YSFRI_EMoa_1.0, whole genome shotgun sequence:
ATCGATAAattaatcaacagattaattgacaataaaaataattgttagttgcagccctgatagaaatatatttatatgaaaAGGTGTTGCTAAGTAATGTTTTTAGATGgagaaatattaatttaaaagcaGTAATGCAgtcaggggtgtaaatatagacagtgcaggcagtgtgattGCACTGGAGCCTGTGAGGTGGGGGGCCCACAGAGAGAGTGGACCCCTATGAGTAATTGCCACCttgaaaatatgcctgtgtaCAAAGAAGagctctcattaaattaaaaacatttgctatatatgctcttgaaaaggcaaacccatctccgtcatgtttattttttctttatttgtaaaaCAGTCAGTAGCATCTACAACAGaattatatgcttattctatgactataaatcaactattaaaattgttagattaataatttcttattttgtttggcattttttgtcatacacagatatgcagtgatgattgctgggtaatatgtatgctgATGTTATCCAACATCaggtctctgatcatgtgacggGACGATATGTGcacaatagcgtgcactgggtcCCATCATAGCTACCTTACACCACTGAATGCAGTAATGGTGATGGCTGCTTATGTGAAATAATGTAATTAATCTGTCAGAGTTTCAGTGTCTCACACAGTCTGCTGTTTCAAAGGCTCAACCAGCTTAAATAGAGAAAGAATACACTCTATGAGGAAGCATCCTGCTGCTTTACTGATAAAGGATTCTGACACAGAACAGTGGACATCctggaaaaatgttttcagctcaTCCTTTTAGACTCAACATCAgatgaaaaactaaaacataTTGTCCTGTTTTTGTGCCTCTGTAGCTTCGACTCCACCATGTTCCCTGACTGTCTGTGAACTGAGGCGATGGACAGCCCGTCGCCCACAGAGAGGCGGCAAGCCTGGATCAACAGCTGCCGACGCTCGCCCACTCTGGAGGAGCAGATGTGCAGCCTCCGCTCGGCCTCTATAGCTGACGATGATGTCTTTTCTGACGGTGAGTACGGACttaggagagtgtgtgtgtgtgtgtgtactgcgTGTACAGTAagtgagtcacatgacttggacttgagtcggGCTcaatcacaaatttgatgactttagaccaggcttgacaaaatcaaacaggacttgcaactcaacttggactttaacactaatgacttcacttggacttgaaaATGCTTGACATCTTCCTCGAAGCCCAAAGATGAAAAAGTATGTTAATTAAAAACTATGCCACAAATCAATTCAtctcccttcatttcctgaaacATGCAACAGCTAACAACATCACTTTTAAGGAAGAatagtctttgtttttgtaaatttgaTAAGTCATTACTTTGTTGGTGACGGTCTACTATGTAGAATTTAGGATTTAGTTCTAAAGGTTAggttgcacaagttaaatttcTCCCATGTGCCGAGCGTGTAGgacaggggtcggcaacctttactgttaaaagagccattattggctaaaaaagaaaaaaaatgtctggagctgcaaaacatatttgaataaaggtaacagcatattaagtctaaattagcccatcaacattaccaatgtaatgttaatgttaaatgttaaatgagcACTCATTAATATGATTTGTTACAAgatggctactctgcagtggacCATTTCTAAGTATTTAGTACTTTAAATTTGCAgcgttggtggtgaaagcaactGAATCACTCCACACATTACATAATTACCATAAGTCACTAAGAATGTCATAagaatgacaaatgaaaatctaAATGTTAGAATATAACCGTTATCCATTTCTATGTAATTTTATGTcgaagagccagtgtttgatttgtccattctgggctactgtagaaacaacatggtggactccgtggaagaggacACGCTTCGTATGTAGATATAATCAGCTCATTCTGAGTtaatgaaaaaacacaacaattcttaaaTTTGGATGATTATACACCAGGGTTGTCCAAACTGTTTTGAGTGGGGGCCACATTAGATATTGTGAAAAACACCcgggggccagctgcttctcaaGTCATTtgggttattaaaaaaaaatcataaacaaacGAGACAAACTTAATAATTTAAGCAGTGATCCTCACTGTCGTCCTTACacttctttgctgtggccatgtctgccacctagcaggaaatgtctgctgttaggtAACCGTTCATTTGCTTGTTCACCATCtgttaatgaaaacacattagttctgCCTGCATAGGTCCTATTGGTGCATGTCAACAAACTGTGTGATAGTCCTGCTATTGTGAGGTgaacagaaaaatgcaaaatCATCTTGCTTGGTTAATCAGTAGGCCTTATTGTGTGGCAGGGTGCCTATGGAGTCAAGCTGAGGGCCGTTTAAAATTCATCCGCAGGCCACGATAGGCCCCGGGccggactttggacatgcctgttatacaccaatgaaaacatagctatgaatattatatttcatttctgccgaTAGATGCTCCTAATCCtacgcactggacctttaagatggcattacattacatacacatacaaaagcgcattatgacttgtttaggacgagaaactcaaagtttaggaatTGGGACTTGATTTGGATTTGGATTTGAGTGcaaggacttgagacttacttatGACTTGCAAAGTAATGACTTGGTCTCACCTCTTAAATTAAGTTAACTTACAACTTTATTGGGTTATCCTctgtattttaaattaatatgtATTTGTTGCAGTGTTGATATGTCAAATAAATCCAAGTATAGATTTTAGGGTAACTAGTTGGAGATTTTGTGACCCCAGTTTAAAGTCACTGTAAAAGCCTGAACTGAAAAGGGATGCACATAATAAACAGAATATATCCATGGTTAGTATTTACAGTTTGCACGTTAGTTACAAAGTCAGCGGTGAAATGGAATAAAAGAACATGATGAGTTGTTTATCTAGGATTACTCATAAATGAAGTGTTGTATATGTGTGATTTCCACAGGATGCTACACAGAAAAGATTGAGAGCTGGTTCCTGGGTTGTGGGTGAGTCAACTCACTTTACTACTCTGTTTTTCTGTGAGATGATATTATTTGAGCGCAGGCTCTGGAGGACAAGGTGTCAGTCAATGGAAACTGCTCTAACGCACAGTGAAGTAGAAAGTGGAAACTCTCTGAGGTCAGGTGTTCCAGGAAGATGGCGTGGTGAGGTAGCCACAGCATTGTTTTCACCACAATGACCTTAGATGATGTATTTTTACAGTTCGctttggaaaaaataaacttaTTTTAGCTCTAGAAAACCATAACATTAGAGCGCTCTGAACTGAGATCTGCCAGTGTTGAATGTCAGATGTTTTTCTAGGTCACGACATGATGCAAACAACATTGTACGGCAAGGTTGCCTTTGGTGAGAAACACGTCACTGCAAACACTTGAGCAGGTCCTCCAGTCTGCAGGTTGTTTAACCAAGAATACATACAACTATGAGCCCTTTGACCTTTCAAAAATTCCCCTGTGGTTTAGAGTAAATTATTatataacaaaaagaaaatacaagttCCTTCTTCCTGCTGTGCAACTGACTGGAGGAAGGAGGTCAGCACACGCAGACATTATTTAATGTCTCTTACATCAGTCACTGAGGGGGAAGTGGCACTGTCAGTGATGTACTCCATACAGGGTGTCAGCATCTATAAGGCTCCTATCATTAAGGACCACAGTAAAAAAGAGTGACTTGATGGTTTATGCATTCTGAGAACTTGACATTAAAATGACTACATCACTTTGGGTGTGTTAACCTTAATGCTGCTCAGCATGTGAACATTTCTACAAAAGGAAGTTGGCAAACGTCATCAGCTGCCTGTTGAGAGCTGATTAGGGAGGCGATCTCACAAGCGTGCACTGTAGCTAGGCTGCTATCGGCCACCTATGCAAACACAATGACTTATTTGGTAGAAGCATGCAaatgacactgtgtgtgtgtctgcacattAAATATTGGGATATATCCTACAGGTCAGAGGCCTGCTCGGAAAAGACGGGTCAGCTGAGTTTAGGTGAGTATGAACTGAAACAGTAATGAATAACAATGTGTTATTTACGGATCCTGTGATGCACTTCAAATATTTACGGTTACATGTTGTTAATGCAAATCAACCCAAATGTGTAAACACTTCTATTTGGTCTTAAACCCTGTCTAGACACGCCAGCAGTGTTGAGGGAGGTATCCAGGTCCTTTACTTCAGTAGAAGTAGAATTACGGCAAAAAACAAATACTCCAGTACAATAAAAGTTACCGTCAGTTAAACAATCCATCATTTATTTGTGACGTGAAGACATACATGGTACAACTCCAGTAATATATAGTCCTGTCGGCTGCTTCAACTTGTGCATTGCAGTTTAGTCCTTTTTTTGCCTCTTCTTACATTCTTACAGCTAATTGTTGATGAAAGGAAACTATAAAGCCgcttcccactgcacaaaaaaatctgctaacacccgctaacatctggctttgtAATGTAATAGGAAAGAtaacaatcagcattcacacccggGTCAgttgactctgcagtagtcacaaaTATTTATCGGCTCAGATCAGCACTGATGGAAATACAACCGAGTTTGAAAGAAAGATTGAATAAGTAAGCAGCTCTTATccactggcaatgggaaaggagtctatcacCTATTTTTATCGGGTTTACCTGTGTTTAAAGACATGCTCTGATTTTGTTGGAAAAGGGgtataaaagaaggaaaggacatGACGTCAGTGACAGCGTTTAAATTTTGCATTGGAGCCAGAGTATGGTGCCGATCCCGTTCTTTTCCTGTAATGACTGACggagccatgatctgtttgaAGATCAATTGTTTGACATTGTTGGGTATTCATTGCCTGCGTCTTACTTGTCCTGGATGATGCTGCCCTACTCCTCTCAGCTTTTTATCCTGTCAGCTGTTCATGTTTTGCTTTCTCCGGTTGTAATTGTACATGTTGTGTGGTTTATTTGTTGTCATGACAGCCAATTTAACATCAGGCTAAGAGGCAAAGTTGAAAATGAAATCTTGGCTACCACTGGTTCATTTACAGTGATGTTGATTGATGTGCATTGTCCCCgagaataaatgaataaaagtaataaaagcgGCCGTATAAAATATAGTATAGtagcatgaaatggaaatacaaaTACCTTAATATTATTCTTGAGTACAGTACTCGAATAATTACACAATTACACCACTGCACACTGATGACACACGCAAGCAAGATTTTAAAGAAGAAATTTGTCCGTTCTTCAGTTGATAATTTCAGAAAATTAAGATATAAAGTACAACCACATCTGAAAATCATTAAATCATGACTGTGTGTCTTTTCTACAGAGTCTGCACTGAAAGTCGGCAACTTCGACGATGAGCTGAGTCTTGGTGCTGAtggtacatacacacacacacacacacacacacaaaggaaagtAACAAAGCAGGAAACGTCCCTGCAGGAAAATGAGGTGTGCATCATGACTGCTTTTCTTTATTCTCTGCTCAAGCTTACATTTGTTCTGTTTGTAATACtgctgacacagacagacagacagagactgacccgtgtgtgtgtgtcattgtcaGAGAAATGCCCAGTGTTACGCAGTATGACTGTTCCTCTGCCAAGGAGGAGGGTATTTTCTAAGAAGGGGAAGTAGGGTATAAAGTTCCTTTCTTAAAAGTTAATAACTCATAAAAGATTTCTGCTTGTATGAAATGTAACCACACTTAACCATCCAGTATTTATAtcagaaattaaatatttttattatttttaggtCAAAACATCAGACTGTTTATAATTTAGGTGGCAAGACTAATATCTCTGGGTGTAACAGCAGGTTAAAGAATTACATGATGCCTTTAATTTCACTGCTTAGAGCCTTTAAGTGAAGATATGTTTTTTGCACAAAATAATAACTGTAACATGATTCCCTTTGTACTGAACATGACTTATGAAGTcatccttaaagggacagttcaccccaaatcaaaaatacatattcttcctctcACCTCCAGACTGTTTGGGCACGAGTTGCCAAGTGAGgggatattggctgtagagatgtctgccttctcttaaatataatggcactagatggcactcagcttgtggtgctcaaagccccaaaaaatacatttgaaaaactcaacagcaatgtctctttgcataaatcatgacccagttactcaagataatccacagaccttgttgtgagcagtttcatgtaggaactattttctttctactgaactacacccccAAACTATACGAGGCTCTTGCTCgtgacagtgcgagatgtaCACATTCATGGCATCTTCCTCATATGAGCTgtgatgttagctagcttagtggtgctaggtgagcttgcagtagatgcacacttccttctgtgtggtgatacagcttgtgggtgtagtttggtagaaagaaaatagttcctacatgaaactgctcacaacaaggtctgtggatgatCTTGAATAACTGGGTCTGAACTGAACTCGGCTTTTAAGAGGAagttgtatttttgatttgggggtgaactgtccctatAAGTGGCCTCCTGGTACAGTACAAGTTGTTCATTACTTCAGCAGCTGTATGTCAGCGTCTGTCCACATGATGAGGCACAAAGTGATATGAGTGTATGACTGGAAGTGCTGTTAGtctaaatataaacacatatgCCCAGAGACATATCTGTGTGGGCACAGGTTGGCAGATAAACTGTGAAAGTCACATTCAGATGCATATTAacattttcctctttcattctcaaattattcctttttttatttcagcttcTTTGTTCGGTGGCGGAGAGATTACAACTCCAGCTGGGTGAGTAGGAACTGACCTCTTAGAGTCACAGTGATGAAAAACAAGGAATGCGGTGATACTGAATTAGGGAATGTTAGTTAATATAAGCTCATGTTTTAATCATTATACTGACTGTATATTTATATCAGTTTCCTACTTTCCACACACAGATCATTTAGGAGAGAGATGAACTGTCTTTATTGTGTTTAGTCAGAGGCATATGAGCCACACCTCCAGTCCACAATGTAACTCCCCCAACACACCAACTCTAGCTCTCTGTGGTGATATTTTTATGTCCTTGTTACACCCCTGCATATGTCGGCTGTTTCTTGTGAAATGATTCAGATGTGTAGATGAGAGAGCACTCATTTATCACATGATTGGctggacacttttttttagttttgaaaGACAGTTTGAAGACATTTGACTTTCTGTATGTACTAAATCAACACTACAGAATGGGCTGttgatatttttcttctttccctcACTCTGTGTCGACCATGTAGTTTCGTACAGCATCCTTTCTCCAATGAAGGTCTTAGCACACTCACCAGGTCAGTGGATGACAACTTCTTCTTTAGCTCAAAATGAACagatcagaaaaataaaagaaaaaagtggtacataaaaagaaaagtttgtctttttacttttcttAAATGAAGtatactaactaaactaaaggTTTTGCGATATTATGAGGTGAATGCTTAAGATATTTCTAAATGTTCCATGTCATCTGCATCATACCTTTTTACACATCTTGTCCACAGTACGCCTCGTCAGGGACTATATCTGCCGTCACTGAGCTTGGGCCACAGCATGGCCTCcagctgcctctcctcctccacctgtaAAACTACATCAAGGTATAATGATTTATTCTGTATGGCTGAAGGTAACAAGGCTTTTTACTCTTGAATGAGCTGCTTAACAAGCTGTAGGTTTTCAAATCAGCTTTCCTCTCGAAGATTTCTCCCTTTCATTTCTCCTTTTCTGGCCTGTTTTACCTgaataatatattttgtttttgctctatTTAATAGCATTTCATCCTATTTCTTCttcatttattgtttcatttgtattttttggttTCATTCTTTTGTAAAGCACTCTGCAACTCTCTAAATAAGCATTACACATCATGCTTGAATTGTacttcaatcaggagagactcattttTTATAGTTAAAGGAACATTTAtcaacatgtgcacataagaaaATGTGagaagtctttggcgattagaccccatcgaGATGGTATAtttttaaggagggtgatgaatccatagtttAACAGGAAACCCCCACAGGgcctagacgctggtggtggtagaggtggtgatgatgagatgagaaaaagatatggagaagatggagaagtgctgatgatcaGGATGACTAGAGGAAAgagcctttgttgagctcgtcctggactctggatacgatggctggaggtgaacggggtggaggaggggcacgaagattctgcctaaaatgacagctgacagcagcagaggagagagcagatttaaaattttgcagtggcatcctgattagCTGATAGAGATCATGGCGAAGTTTGACTGGGtaactagaagagtgaacacccatagtccgctgataaaataagataattcCTGATTGAGCTTCATTTATAAAACCCCAAattcacaaatttgcctcaaagagctttacaaaaaaacaaaattactatTCTTATATCATTAAGTCACAATGTTTCACGTTCAattcgtgaagaaaactttgtttttttcacatgcctccatggaaaacagCTAACATACTGATTTATCGATTGATTAAGGAtcacatttaacaaaagcaaaactatatcagaacATCTATTGCAAACTCTCATACAACTTGTTCAGTGTAATCCAAGCCTTATCtgtccagtcgtatgctcagaacttcccaaacacatgcatttttgctaagaCAAAAGCTTAGTATTTGAGTCCAGCTTAGAAGAGAGCATCATAGTTGTCACTGtcagttcagtttttaaaaGCAATGTGTAGTTGTTTGTGATGTACTgaacatacgactggataaatgagacttggattacactgctcCAGTTGCGTGAGGATTTGTTAACGGATGCTTTGATATAGTTCAGCTGTTGCTAATCATGGTCCCCAATcaaattttcttcacaaattcaaggtaacaggGCAtgactgatatacaaatggtcattttgttggTATGGTATTCCCTTAAtatgaaaaaaacccaaaaaactttatcttttttgtcACATGTACATCAGTATATCGGAGGTCCTGCAGATGTGTTCAGAGGATGCAGAGGAGACGCTTTACGAGCTGGGTTTCGGCTGCGATGAGCCGCAGGTCACTGTCCGCATCCCTCCTCGCTTCTTCACCTTCCCCTCTATGACTCAGGGCATCAACTTCCGCCTCTTCCTGGACTCGCAGATACGCCGGATACGAGAGGAAGACCCCAGCCTCTCTCTTGCTAGTAAGACTATGGAGTTATTAACTGCTGTATAATATTGTTCGATGTGTGATAAAAGGAAATCAATCTGGGATGTAGGAGGTGAGATccatatttcatgttttaattcacattttattttctccgCAGGTCGTTTCAGACAAGTGCAAGTTCTCACAGCAATGGCCAACGCTTTCTACTCCCTCTACTCTCACGTGTCCCGCACTCCTCTACAGAAACTGGCCACACCAGAGTTCACCTTCTCCTCGTCTCCCGTGGAGAGGTTCGAACGGTTCAGGGGCAGCGTTCGCAGCGAGCCACGCTCTCCGGTGGAGAGACTGAAGGACACCGTCTCCAAGATGTGTCTCTACACAGGCTCTCCTCGCGGCTCAGACTCCACCTCTCCGCAGCCCTCACCCAGCAAAAGGTCCAGCCTTCCTGATGTTGTGGATGTAGTCCTGGACAAAGTCAAGACTGGGGCAACCAAGAAACTGGAAATGGGGGAATATAATATGAGTAATTCAGCCGTGGATGACAGGCTAATAATGGATGGTGATAAATTGTGTAACAGTGGGAGAGGGGAGCAAACACAGCAGgctgtagcggacacagacatTCTTCGAAGCGGAGATAAGatctgtcaggagatgcagggcagcaaacagactgaaaatgttGATGCAGATGAAAAAGCTGTCAAACCAGCAGACCTTGAAGGCAGGACTGAGAGTATAAGAACATCTCTAGCATCATCATTGTCAGGAGAAACTGTGATAGAAACAGATCGTCAGTGTCTATCAACTCACTGTGACGCAAAGAATGCTGATCTGAAACCAGCTGCCAAGGTTACGTATGATGTAATCTCCCCGCAGATAGTCGAGAGTGTACACCAGGCGCCCTTCTgctgtcaacacacacattgtccAAAAGCAAAAGATTTACCCCGTATCTCCCCAGAAACAGAGAGCATAGATAGATCACACCCTGGATCTCATGAACCTGAAACACAAACCCCTATCTCTGAGCCTGATGGCAGGCAGCTGGATGCATCTAGACCACTTCCTGTCCTGGCCCCCAGTGGTAGCTACACCCAGTGCTGCATCACTGTGACCGGCTGGGATGGGAAGGACGTCTCTTCCTGTCACTCCAACACACCAGGTTCAGGTCTTACTTCAGTTGTCACACCTGTCCAGACGTGTGAGGAGTCATTCATCGAGGGGAAAAGACGATACCTGAATCCACTGATACATCGGGGCCTGGGGCACGACTCCAACAACCTGCAACAGGTTAACTCCTTTGAGCTGGAGGAGGTACGGCAGCAACAGTTTTTCGAGAATTATCTCAAGTGCACCTCTGTTTTATACAACATATGAGGTAGAGAGTCCCTGCTCCGTCCCTTTTTCAGTTAAGGGGCCcttggcctaaaaaaaaaacattaaataccCCTGGTATAGCATCTATACTAGTAGTATACTAGCTCTCTAGTCTTTTGATGATTCAAAGCACTTTAAAACAACCCATTCACTATCGTACAAGGTATGGTgtcatacaaggtgccaccttcTTATCAGTtaaacatccacacacactcaccatttgaggttcagtatcttgcccaagggaTTGATTAGTGGATGATgtactctacctcctgagccataGCAGCCCCCATGATAATACTATAATACTAATTATAAACTCTAAAAAAAGAGGCCCCTTACATTATAAAAATTAAGCTAAATAAAACAGGAGGTTTCAAATGAGTATTGTCCAGTTTAAACTATCATCGTAGTTGCATCCAAAATTCACTCTTTCCACAGTCGATGTGCGGTTTTAGTCCATTGTACGTGGCTCTTTGGTGTGTTGTCACATAGTTTGGTTAAATAAATTCAGTTGCCTCGTGTTGTGTTAACAGTGGCCAAGCATTGACCACAGTGAATGTTATTGCTTCAGAGCATTTTCATTAAACCCcagattttttcttaaaatcttATCAAGAAGAAGGAAGAAACTGTTAAAAGTAAAGAttgcctgtttgttttttttatttattttcagcagTCCACTCTCAGAATGATTTTGATTGGTTAATTTGCCATGCAAGCAAAGCATACTTCCATAAACCAAACAAAACGTAATTAGATCTGGCTAAAGGGTAGCATGTTATATTTCACATGGACTGGACTGTTTGTCTTTAAGATTAGAAATGAAAAACGAACAAGTGATATCACTGAATCACTGATATTCTATCAGAAAATGTGTACACTGTGCAAACACTACATTGTTCAGCTCTTATGGTGTATCATTTTCATTATATTGTTTCCTAATTATAAGTGTGTCAAAACAGGCGTACAGTTTATAATATATACTTCATACCTGTTGTCTCCACAGGTCCATAGTGCAGGAGAGGAAGATTTTGGAACAACAACCTCCCCATTGTCCAGAAAACGTCAATACAAaggtatatttatattttaattgtgTGGGTGACATTGTTTGCATGAACACAGGTCATTGGCAGTGGTTACAACTGCTGTTTGGTACACTTGGCAGTCACATTTTACAGGAACATGACGTCATAATTACGAAATAGCTGTTTCTAATACACTAATTGGCAGATGCTGActctatttaaaataaaaacagcattcACACAGTTCAGAAGGttataaatgtgttaaaagaaaaaagaaaaaaaaaaggggggtaATTCCAGGTTACTCTGGAACAGTTTACACAAATATGTTTATGGAAATGCACAACCAAGTTTGTTTGTGGACAATGTCTTGCCAAACTTGAATGTTTTACTCTTGGTGCACTGTAGGTCACGTAAGCAGGTCAGACATCACCTGTGGGGAACTGAATTGTTTAGACAAATTTATTTAGAGAAGGATGTACGTGTGATCACGTATGTACACGTCACTGTGCTGGTGTATTTGACACCAGGAacctactgtgtgtgtattcaggTCAGACTGCAGCTGTATTTGTGCAGTGGTCTACAGTTCATGGAGTTGTTGCCTGACTGTTTGTGTCGTTGTGCAGGTGAGATGGCTCGGGGCGACAGCGTGCAGTCAGACAGCAGCGGCTACGCAGAAGAAGAAGTCAGCCCCGCGTCAAACATGACGAGCAgatgacagaaaatgtaaacaacATTGAAATTTGTTCTCGACTGTGAACTTTTTCCTACACTGAAGATTTGAGCCTCCAAGCAAGGAGGCCTCCAGTCGAACAGGCCTTAaagattaaagggacagttcaacctaaaatcaaaaacacatttttcctcttacctgtagtgctatgtatcagtctagattgttttggtgtgagttgctgagtgccagagatatcagctgtagagatgtctgccgcCTCATGACTAGATATCTTGTggtgaaaaactcaacagcagtgtctctttccaaagatcatgacccagttactgataatccacagaccttgttgtcatgacccagttactgataatccacagaccttgttgtgagcagtttcatgtaggaactattttctttcgaCCAAACTAcaagtttcatgtaggaactattttctttcgaccaaacta
This window encodes:
- the tespa1 gene encoding protein TESPA1 isoform X2; translated protein: MDSPSPTERRQAWINSCRRSPTLEEQMCSLRSASIADDDVFSDGCYTEKIESWFLGCGSEACSEKTGQLSLESALKVGNFDDELSLGADASLFGGGEITTPAGFVQHPFSNEGLSTLTSTPRQGLYLPSLSLGHSMASSCLSSSTCKTTSSISEVLQMCSEDAEETLYELGFGCDEPQVTVRIPPRFFTFPSMTQGINFRLFLDSQIRRIREEDPSLSLASRFRQVQVLTAMANAFYSLYSHVSRTPLQKLATPEFTFSSSPVERFERFRGSVRSEPRSPVERLKDTVSKMCLYTGSPRGSDSTSPQPSPSKRSIVQERKILEQQPPHCPENVNTKVRWLGATACSQTAAATQKKKSAPRQT
- the tespa1 gene encoding protein ITPRID2 isoform X1 — encoded protein: MDSPSPTERRQAWINSCRRSPTLEEQMCSLRSASIADDDVFSDGCYTEKIESWFLGCGSEACSEKTGQLSLESALKVGNFDDELSLGADASLFGGGEITTPAGFVQHPFSNEGLSTLTSTPRQGLYLPSLSLGHSMASSCLSSSTCKTTSSISEVLQMCSEDAEETLYELGFGCDEPQVTVRIPPRFFTFPSMTQGINFRLFLDSQIRRIREEDPSLSLASRFRQVQVLTAMANAFYSLYSHVSRTPLQKLATPEFTFSSSPVERFERFRGSVRSEPRSPVERLKDTVSKMCLYTGSPRGSDSTSPQPSPSKRSSLPDVVDVVLDKVKTGATKKLEMGEYNMSNSAVDDRLIMDGDKLCNSGRGEQTQQAVADTDILRSGDKICQEMQGSKQTENVDADEKAVKPADLEGRTESIRTSLASSLSGETVIETDRQCLSTHCDAKNADLKPAAKVTYDVISPQIVESVHQAPFCCQHTHCPKAKDLPRISPETESIDRSHPGSHEPETQTPISEPDGRQLDASRPLPVLAPSGSYTQCCITVTGWDGKDVSSCHSNTPGSGLTSVVTPVQTCEESFIEGKRRYLNPLIHRGLGHDSNNLQQVNSFELEEVHSAGEEDFGTTTSPLSRKRQYKGEMARGDSVQSDSSGYAEEEVSPASNMTSR